In the genome of bacterium, one region contains:
- a CDS encoding transcriptional regulator: MAEKTLRVGIISREQYRARTIAIARGQYKPKRGEPKIWFESLQSMAQVLSTENQELLRIIIEKKPETIHALEIATGRRSSNLSRTLKTLARYGIVELSKEERSVKPVVKATEFRVTFGLNLSHCPAT; this comes from the coding sequence ATGGCCGAAAAAACCTTGCGGGTCGGGATCATTTCCCGGGAACAGTACAGGGCGCGGACGATCGCCATCGCCCGGGGCCAATACAAACCTAAGCGAGGCGAGCCCAAAATCTGGTTCGAGTCTCTTCAGTCGATGGCGCAGGTCTTAAGCACCGAGAACCAGGAACTATTGCGGATCATCATCGAGAAAAAACCGGAAACGATCCACGCGCTAGAGATCGCGACCGGGCGGCGAAGCAGCAACTTGTCTCGGACGCTCAAGACACTTGCCCGCTACGGCATCGTCGAACTGTCCAAAGAGGAACGGTCAGTGAAACCGGTCGTCAAGGCGACGGAGTTCCGAGTGACGTTCGGCCTTAATCTGTCGCATTGTCCTGCGACATAA